One genomic segment of Choristoneura fumiferana chromosome Z, NRCan_CFum_1, whole genome shotgun sequence includes these proteins:
- the LOC141438042 gene encoding histone-lysine N-methyltransferase SMYD3-like: MRGKVLKCSGCQFVHYCGRSCQKDAWNDHKWECANLKRVAPKVIPDAARMLAKIINRLARGDGHSHRAFYSATSFRMWKDLMSHYSRSES, from the exons atgag GGGCAAGGTGCTCAAATGTTCGGGATGCCAGTTCGTGCACTACTGCGGCCGGTCGTGCCAGAAGGATGCGTGGAATGATCACAAG TGGGAATGCGCGAACTTGAAACGTGTAGCGCCCAAGGTGATCCCCGATGCGGCACGGATGCTGGCGAAGATAATCAATCGGCTGGCGCGCGGCGACGGACACTCGCACCGCGCCTTCTACTCCGCTACTTCCTTCCGCATGTGGAAGGATCTCATGTCAC ATTATTCACGATCTGAAAGCTGA